In Oryza brachyantha chromosome 1, ObraRS2, whole genome shotgun sequence, the following are encoded in one genomic region:
- the LOC107305119 gene encoding uncharacterized protein LOC107305119 translates to MMSSSTRFSYRRLKKLPPAPDLDYGGHGGAVGRRRVTWRRRRRPRLRISGLTRALRRKAAAVGGAVRASVTKVLRRLREGSPYVGDLFAGNYMFMQVTPSPTMAMAAAGGPDKGVAALPSYYRTVAGKNALRGATTAPWRHSPAVLYKA, encoded by the coding sequence ATGATGAGCAGCAGCACAAGGTTCTCCTACCGCCGCCTCAAGAAGCTCCCGCCGGCGCCTGATCTCGATtacggcggccatggcggcgccgtcgggaggaggagggtgacgtggaggaggaggaggcggccgcggcTGAGGATCTCGGGCCTGACGAGGGCCCTgcggaggaaggcggcggcggtgggcggcgcgGTCAGGGCGTCGGTGACGAAGGTGCTGCGGCGGCTCAGGGAAGGGAGCCCCTACGTCGGGGACCTCTTCGCCGGCAACTACATGTTCATGCAGGTCACCCCGTCGCCGACCATGgcgatggccgccgccggcggcccggACAAGGGCGTCGCGGCGTTGCCGTCGTACTACCGGACGGTCGCCGGCAAGAACGCGCTCCGGGGGGCCACGACGGCGCCGTGGCGACATTCTCCCGCCGTGCTGTACAAAGCTTGA